Proteins encoded within one genomic window of Methanomassiliicoccales archaeon:
- a CDS encoding nitroreductase family protein, with protein MGAMETIENRRSIRKYQAKEIPQDVLLRVLEAARLAPSGANRQPFQLIVVTDPEKKKGLVPLCKNQQFVGEASVFIAGVDDPQQKWNRVDLSIAMDHITLAALEHGLGTCWVGAFDPEKLAAYLEVPKDKVITVCLALGYPNESPEARSRKAMDDLVFWDSYGNKAE; from the coding sequence ATGGGCGCTATGGAGACGATCGAGAACAGAAGGAGCATCAGAAAGTACCAAGCGAAAGAGATACCCCAGGACGTTCTGCTCCGGGTCCTTGAAGCGGCACGGCTGGCCCCTTCCGGAGCGAACCGGCAGCCGTTCCAGCTCATTGTGGTCACCGACCCGGAGAAAAAGAAGGGATTGGTCCCATTGTGCAAGAACCAGCAGTTCGTTGGGGAAGCCTCAGTCTTCATAGCCGGTGTCGATGATCCACAGCAGAAATGGAACAGGGTGGACCTATCCATCGCAATGGACCATATTACATTGGCCGCATTGGAGCATGGACTAGGGACCTGCTGGGTGGGGGCATTCGACCCGGAAAAGCTGGCAGCCTATCTGGAAGTGCCTAAGGACAAGGTGATAACGGTTTGTCTGGCCCTAGGATATCCCAATGAATCTCCCGAGGCTCGATCCCGCAAGGCGATGGACGATCTTGTTTTCTGGGACTCGTACGGAAACAAGGCAGAGTGA
- a CDS encoding mechanosensitive ion channel family protein → MRKSEGNSKRMVWLMAVPFIMLLVLASVAPTVQASGVSVFNVDEKNYNRSIDAADHATFEWLVYNNDSSPFLLKVNVTGLNTDDITPTFEQNFTAINPGEAPTVKLTLIPNPDLVTTDMTFHVVFAFTQMNDPSQNITITKQVSLHIDSTYGAKAGQNKIFGVWQNNLPSPFESNYGAFVVTLLGWIAIALVVMFVVDPLIHFATRKTETDLDDILLRILRYPVFVFIVTYGIVINSLEILNLPRNYVKMIETAYGLIIILLVAYVAYKIFDEVVLYYAKEFSKKTDTEIDDVIVPVMEKLGQVLIPVLALIAIFNMFGYDVTVLLAGVGFLGIVIGFAAQSTLANFFAGLQMLVDRPFKIGDLLEIEGGDICEVTRIGMRSTVLYNTFTHEEVIIPNDQIANNKIVNMVEPDRKLIVTVKVGVGYGSDVEQVKRILLEEAAKHPNVLNTEGHKTVVRFSDFEASDLLFKIFLWVDDVKNQFKVGSDYREAILREFNKAGIEIPFPQSVVWLHEANEAAKKE, encoded by the coding sequence ATGAGGAAATCTGAGGGAAACAGCAAAAGAATGGTCTGGCTTATGGCCGTGCCTTTCATCATGCTGCTGGTGCTTGCGTCGGTCGCGCCGACCGTGCAGGCCAGCGGAGTAAGCGTTTTCAATGTCGACGAGAAGAACTACAACCGCAGCATCGACGCAGCAGACCATGCCACTTTCGAGTGGCTCGTCTACAATAACGACAGTTCCCCCTTCTTGCTCAAGGTTAACGTAACCGGCCTTAACACCGATGATATCACTCCGACGTTCGAGCAGAACTTCACTGCCATCAACCCGGGGGAAGCGCCGACTGTGAAATTGACCCTTATCCCCAACCCGGACCTGGTCACCACCGATATGACCTTTCATGTAGTGTTCGCGTTCACGCAGATGAACGATCCGAGCCAGAACATCACCATCACGAAGCAGGTGTCGCTGCACATCGATTCCACCTATGGAGCCAAGGCCGGCCAGAACAAGATATTCGGTGTGTGGCAGAACAATCTGCCTTCCCCATTCGAATCCAACTACGGGGCCTTTGTGGTAACATTGCTGGGATGGATAGCCATCGCCCTGGTGGTCATGTTCGTGGTGGACCCGCTCATACACTTCGCCACCCGCAAGACCGAGACCGATCTGGACGATATATTGCTTAGGATCCTGAGATACCCGGTATTCGTCTTTATCGTTACTTACGGAATAGTCATCAACTCACTGGAGATCCTCAACCTCCCGAGAAACTACGTGAAGATGATAGAGACGGCCTATGGCCTCATAATCATCCTCCTGGTCGCGTACGTGGCCTATAAGATATTTGACGAGGTCGTTCTATACTATGCCAAGGAATTCTCCAAGAAGACAGACACCGAGATAGACGACGTCATAGTCCCGGTGATGGAGAAGCTAGGGCAGGTCCTGATACCGGTCCTCGCGCTCATCGCCATCTTCAACATGTTCGGCTATGATGTGACGGTCCTGCTGGCAGGGGTAGGATTCCTCGGTATAGTCATCGGTTTCGCGGCCCAGTCCACTTTGGCCAACTTCTTCGCTGGGCTGCAGATGCTGGTCGACCGTCCGTTCAAGATCGGGGATCTGCTGGAGATCGAGGGCGGTGACATCTGCGAGGTCACCCGGATAGGGATGAGATCGACCGTTCTCTACAACACCTTCACCCATGAAGAGGTCATCATACCCAATGACCAGATAGCCAACAACAAGATCGTCAACATGGTAGAGCCGGACCGCAAACTGATCGTCACGGTAAAGGTCGGTGTGGGCTATGGATCGGACGTGGAGCAGGTAAAGAGGATCCTGCTCGAGGAAGCAGCGAAGCACCCGAACGTCCTTAACACCGAAGGCCACAAGACCGTGGTCCGCTTCAGCGATTTCGAGGCTTCAGACCTGTTGTTCAAGATATTCCTCTGGGTGGACGATGTCAAGAACCAGTTCAAGGTCGGCTCGGACTATCGCGAGGCGATCCTGAGGGAGTTCAACAAGGCCGGGATAGAGATCCCGTTCCCGCAGTCCGTGGTCTGGCTCCACGAGGCGAACGAGGCGGCCAAGAAAGAGTGA
- a CDS encoding A24 family peptidase C-terminal domain-containing protein: protein MDWLPLVRLGVALAIACIASISDWRKREVSDLHWVAMGLAGLALLAVQIIQDNVDLTYLLFLLPMAWFFFDMLIERRGMFEDGINPLPIALYLGSFAIIAYLLSVFWSDGYMWQLLVIPIMFVLFFFLYQFNVIKGGADAKALIAIAMLVPRYPIIGPFPLIHVTMDATQYIMPFAILVLFNAAVLTLTVPVVMFFLNLYRRDLRFPTMFFGYMMDLPQAREKFVWPMEYIKDGELKISFFVRPDEAVEDQINQLEAAGMTRIWVTPKIPFLIPITVSLLFSTIVGNIIFFLVAR from the coding sequence ATGGATTGGCTTCCCCTTGTCAGGCTCGGCGTGGCCTTGGCCATCGCCTGCATCGCCTCGATCTCCGATTGGAGAAAGAGGGAGGTCTCGGACCTTCATTGGGTCGCGATGGGATTGGCCGGTCTGGCATTGTTGGCGGTACAGATCATCCAGGACAATGTGGACCTTACCTACCTGCTTTTCCTGTTACCCATGGCGTGGTTCTTCTTCGATATGCTCATAGAACGACGGGGCATGTTCGAGGACGGCATCAATCCGCTGCCGATAGCCCTCTATCTGGGAAGCTTTGCCATAATCGCCTATCTGCTCTCGGTCTTCTGGAGCGATGGCTACATGTGGCAATTGTTGGTCATCCCCATAATGTTCGTGCTCTTCTTCTTCCTGTACCAGTTCAATGTCATCAAGGGAGGGGCGGACGCGAAGGCCTTGATCGCCATCGCGATGCTGGTCCCCCGTTATCCGATCATTGGTCCCTTCCCCCTGATCCACGTCACCATGGACGCCACCCAATACATCATGCCGTTCGCCATACTGGTGCTTTTCAATGCCGCGGTCCTGACCCTGACGGTCCCGGTGGTCATGTTCTTCCTCAACCTGTACAGACGTGACCTGCGGTTCCCGACCATGTTCTTCGGTTACATGATGGACCTTCCCCAGGCCAGGGAGAAATTCGTCTGGCCCATGGAGTACATCAAGGACGGGGAGCTTAAGATATCCTTTTTCGTCAGGCCCGACGAAGCGGTAGAGGATCAGATCAACCAGCTGGAGGCGGCAGGAATGACCCGGATATGGGTGACCCCCAAGATCCCGTTCCTGATCCCCATCACGGTGTCGCTGTTGTTCTCCACCATCGTCGGAAACATCATCTTCTTTCTGGTAGCAAGATGA